One genomic region from Sciurus carolinensis chromosome 2, mSciCar1.2, whole genome shotgun sequence encodes:
- the LOC124972499 gene encoding acyl carrier protein, mitochondrial-like yields MVARVLSVCVRRLPVAFAPLPWVPAPALARQLSTVLWPAGNRMRPGTTQPALLLSQVPERVTQLCYQYSDAPPLALEGIRDRVLYVLKLYDKIDPEKLSVNSHFMKDLGLDSLEQVEIIMAMEDEFGFEIPEKRCRKVNVSTRNC; encoded by the coding sequence ATGGTGGCTCGTGTCCTTTCCGTCTGTGTCCGCCGCCTTCCTGTGGCCTTCGCGCCGCTGCCCTGGGTCCCCGCACCGGCCCTGGCCCGGCAGCTCAGCACCGTTTTGTGGCCCGCGGGGAACCGGATGAGACCCGGGACTACGCAGCCAGCCTTACTACTCTCACAGGTTCCAGAAAGAGTTACACAGTTGTGCTACCAGTATAGTGACGCACCCCCTTTGGCATTAGAGGGAATCAGGGACCGTGTTTTGTATGTCCTGAAACTCTATGACAAGATTGATCCAGAAAAGCTTTCGGTAAATTCCCATTTTATGAAAGACCTGGGCTTAGATAGTTTGGAACAAGTGGAGATTATCATGGCCATGGAAGACGAATTTGGGTTTGAAATTCCTGAAAAGAGATGCAGAAAAGTTAATGTGTCCACAAGAAATTGTTGA